From the Deinococcus radiophilus genome, one window contains:
- the eno gene encoding phosphopyruvate hydratase: MNIEKVVGREVLDSRGNPTVEAEVYLSCGARGRAIVPSGASTGTHEALELRDGGERYLGKGVQNAVKNINEALGPAVTGLGAGQQAEIDAVMMDLDGTPNKSKMGGNAILAVSLATARAAADALDVPLYRYLGGSNAKTLPVPMMNVINGGAHADNNVDFQEFMVMPVGAPSFREALRYGAETFHSLKKVLSARGYNTNVGDEGGFAPDLKSNEEALEVLLEAIEKAGYEAGKDIKIALDPAVTEIFKDGQYHLEGEGKVLSTADMIDFWEDWVGRYPIISIEDALAEDDWDGWQQLTARLGDRVQLVGDDLFVTNPERLQRGIDLGVGNSILIKVNQIGSLTESMDAIELAKRSRYTTVISHRSGESEDAFIADLAVATNAGQIKTGSASRSDRIAKYNQLLRIEDQLGGRAVYLGERAFNQKQ; this comes from the coding sequence ATGAACATTGAAAAAGTTGTTGGACGCGAAGTGCTGGATTCCCGGGGTAACCCCACCGTTGAAGCCGAAGTGTACTTGAGCTGTGGTGCACGGGGCCGCGCCATTGTGCCTAGTGGGGCCAGTACCGGCACGCACGAGGCGCTGGAGTTGCGTGACGGCGGCGAGCGCTACTTGGGCAAAGGTGTGCAAAACGCCGTAAAGAACATCAACGAGGCGCTAGGTCCAGCTGTCACCGGTCTGGGCGCCGGTCAGCAAGCTGAAATCGACGCTGTAATGATGGATCTGGACGGCACGCCCAACAAGAGCAAGATGGGCGGCAACGCCATTCTGGCGGTCAGCCTGGCCACCGCCCGCGCCGCTGCGGACGCACTGGATGTGCCGCTGTACCGCTACTTGGGCGGCAGCAATGCCAAGACGCTGCCTGTCCCGATGATGAACGTGATCAACGGCGGTGCTCACGCCGACAACAACGTAGATTTCCAGGAATTTATGGTGATGCCTGTCGGTGCCCCGAGCTTCCGTGAGGCGCTGCGCTACGGAGCCGAAACCTTCCATTCACTCAAGAAGGTTCTCAGCGCCCGTGGGTACAACACCAACGTGGGTGACGAAGGCGGCTTTGCCCCGGATCTGAAAAGCAATGAGGAAGCCTTGGAAGTGCTGCTGGAAGCCATTGAAAAAGCGGGCTACGAGGCCGGCAAGGACATCAAGATCGCGTTGGACCCAGCCGTGACGGAGATCTTTAAAGACGGTCAGTATCATCTGGAGGGTGAAGGCAAGGTGCTGAGCACCGCCGACATGATCGACTTCTGGGAAGACTGGGTGGGCCGTTACCCGATCATCAGCATTGAAGATGCACTGGCCGAGGACGACTGGGACGGATGGCAGCAGCTGACCGCCCGCCTGGGTGACCGGGTGCAGCTGGTCGGTGACGACCTGTTCGTGACCAACCCTGAGCGTCTACAGCGCGGTATTGATCTGGGCGTAGGCAACTCCATCCTGATCAAGGTAAACCAGATCGGTTCGCTGACCGAGAGCATGGACGCCATTGAACTGGCCAAGCGTAGCCGCTACACCACGGTGATCAGCCACCGCTCTGGCGAGTCCGAAGACGCGTTTATCGCCGACCTGGCCGTGGCCACCAACGCCGGGCAGATCAAGACTGGCTCGGCCAGCCGCTCGGACCGCATTGCCAAGTACAACCAGTTGCTGCGCATTGAAGACCAGCTGGGTGGCCGCGCCGTGTACCTGGGCGAACGCGCCTTCAACCAGAAGCAGTAG
- the pyk gene encoding pyruvate kinase encodes MKHAFGRATKIVATLGPSSRNPDTLRRMIDAGMNVARINFSHGDREDHRATVEMIREIAAEKGQPIGILQDLQGPKIRVARFEDEAGILLEPGDLFSITMDDVPGNRERVGTTYKQLAQDVLPGMTLLLDDGNITLEVLNVTPQAVQTRVVVGGPLKNNKGINVPQANLSVPALSDKDVQDLQFGAELGVDWVALSFVRSRDDLLLARHYLTRAGSRAKLMAKIEKPQAVERFAEILQEADGIMVARGDLGVEMYPEQVPTIQKDLIRRCREAGKPVITATQMLESMITAPRPTRAEASDVANAIYDGTDAVMLSAESAVGQYPVEAVAMMHRIAREVEQSEGYRALQDLAAPIEAPQDAIAMSACNIGAKLEAAAIVVFTSSGGSSSRIAKYRPPLSILALTPYEHVRNQQTLLWGVVPVLSDDPRDSDDMVRIAADVLKRSGLADPGDRYVITAGVPFGVRGTTNMVRVEKVQAE; translated from the coding sequence ATGAAACATGCCTTTGGAAGGGCGACCAAAATCGTGGCTACACTGGGGCCGTCCAGCCGCAATCCGGACACCCTACGGCGCATGATTGACGCCGGGATGAACGTGGCCCGCATTAATTTCAGCCACGGCGACCGTGAGGATCACCGCGCCACCGTGGAGATGATCCGTGAGATCGCAGCCGAGAAAGGTCAGCCCATCGGCATCTTGCAGGACTTGCAGGGCCCTAAGATCCGGGTCGCCCGTTTCGAGGACGAAGCCGGTATTTTGCTGGAGCCGGGAGACCTGTTCAGCATCACCATGGATGATGTTCCGGGCAACCGAGAGCGCGTGGGTACGACCTACAAGCAGTTGGCCCAAGACGTCCTACCTGGCATGACCCTGTTGCTGGACGATGGCAACATTACCCTGGAAGTGCTGAATGTGACACCCCAGGCAGTCCAGACCCGTGTGGTGGTGGGTGGTCCACTAAAGAACAATAAAGGCATCAACGTGCCGCAGGCCAACCTGTCGGTGCCGGCCCTAAGCGACAAAGACGTGCAGGACCTGCAATTCGGGGCTGAGTTGGGCGTGGACTGGGTGGCCCTGAGCTTCGTGCGCTCACGCGATGACCTGCTGCTGGCCCGTCACTACCTGACCCGTGCTGGCAGCCGCGCCAAGCTGATGGCCAAGATCGAAAAGCCGCAGGCGGTGGAACGCTTCGCTGAGATTCTGCAGGAGGCCGACGGCATCATGGTGGCGCGTGGTGATCTGGGCGTGGAAATGTACCCTGAGCAAGTCCCCACCATTCAGAAAGACCTGATTCGGCGCTGCCGTGAAGCTGGCAAGCCGGTGATTACCGCGACCCAGATGCTTGAGAGCATGATTACTGCGCCGCGCCCCACGCGCGCTGAGGCCAGCGACGTGGCCAATGCTATCTATGACGGAACTGACGCTGTGATGCTGAGCGCAGAGTCGGCGGTGGGACAGTACCCGGTCGAGGCCGTTGCCATGATGCACCGCATCGCCCGCGAGGTGGAGCAGAGTGAAGGCTACCGCGCCCTACAAGATCTGGCTGCACCGATTGAGGCTCCGCAGGATGCTATTGCCATGTCAGCCTGCAATATCGGGGCCAAGCTGGAAGCGGCAGCCATCGTGGTCTTTACGTCTTCTGGCGGCTCATCCAGCCGAATTGCCAAATACCGCCCCCCCCTCTCCATTCTGGCGCTGACTCCTTACGAGCATGTTCGTAACCAGCAGACCCTGCTGTGGGGCGTGGTTCCGGTACTCAGCGATGATCCCAGGGATTCTGACGACATGGTGCGGATTGCTGCAGACGTGCTGAAACGCAGCGGATTGGCCGATCCTGGCGACCGCTACGTGATTACCGCTGGCGTGCCGTTTGGGGTGCGCGGGACCACCAATATGGTGCGCGTGGAAAAAGTACAGGCCGAATAA
- the tyrS gene encoding tyrosine--tRNA ligase, translating into MTEIRKNLPVDEQLAVLKRGVVDLVSEDDLRRKLEDSLETGQPLRVKLGADPTRPDLHLGHAVILRKMRQFQDLGHKVIMLIGDFTATIGDPSGKSKTRPPLSIEEARANAQSYLEQCRLILRSEPEVLEIRSNGEWLEEMGYKDIIALTAKYTVARILERDDFSKRLREGTPISMHELLYPLTQGYDSVALKADVELGGTDQLFNNLVGRALQRDYGQEPQVVMTLPLLVGLDGTEKMSKSLDNYIGVSDEPHAIFAGLMKVPDTLLENYFTLLTDLPQDRISEVLAGHPVEAHRQLAREVLGWLAPGSDPDAAEERFRSVAKGGIPDDLPEVTVAADELNDEGNVSMARLVVLAGLEPSNGAARKLIQNRGLKVAGEPYTDAQGWVTQAELGTEGGFVVQKGKDKFVRLILD; encoded by the coding sequence ATGACCGAAATTCGTAAAAATCTCCCTGTAGACGAACAGCTCGCCGTCCTCAAACGCGGCGTAGTGGACCTGGTATCCGAAGACGACCTGCGCCGCAAGCTGGAGGACAGCCTGGAAACGGGTCAGCCGCTGCGGGTCAAGCTGGGCGCTGACCCCACCCGCCCGGATTTGCACCTGGGCCACGCCGTTATCCTGCGGAAAATGCGGCAGTTTCAGGATCTGGGCCACAAGGTCATCATGCTGATCGGTGACTTTACGGCAACCATCGGTGATCCCAGCGGCAAGTCCAAGACTCGCCCGCCGCTGAGCATTGAAGAAGCGCGCGCCAATGCTCAGAGCTACCTAGAACAGTGCCGCCTGATTCTGCGCTCCGAGCCGGAAGTGCTGGAAATCCGCTCCAACGGCGAATGGCTCGAAGAGATGGGCTACAAGGACATCATTGCCCTGACAGCCAAATACACCGTGGCCCGCATCTTGGAGCGCGACGATTTCAGCAAACGCCTGCGTGAAGGCACGCCCATTTCCATGCACGAGCTGCTGTACCCGCTGACTCAGGGCTACGACTCGGTGGCGCTGAAAGCTGACGTGGAACTGGGCGGCACCGATCAGCTGTTCAATAACCTGGTGGGCCGCGCCCTACAGCGTGACTATGGTCAGGAGCCGCAGGTGGTCATGACCCTGCCGCTGCTGGTGGGCCTGGACGGCACCGAAAAGATGTCCAAGAGCCTGGACAATTACATCGGCGTGAGTGACGAACCCCACGCCATCTTCGCTGGGCTGATGAAAGTGCCGGATACCCTACTGGAAAACTACTTCACACTGCTGACTGATCTGCCCCAGGACCGCATTTCCGAAGTGCTGGCCGGACACCCCGTAGAGGCCCACCGCCAGTTGGCCCGCGAGGTGTTGGGCTGGCTGGCCCCTGGCTCGGACCCGGACGCTGCCGAAGAGCGATTCCGCAGCGTAGCGAAGGGCGGTATCCCCGACGATCTACCCGAAGTCACGGTGGCCGCCGATGAACTGAACGACGAGGGCAACGTCAGCATGGCCCGCCTGGTGGTGCTGGCCGGCCTAGAACCCAGCAACGGCGCAGCCCGAAAGTTGATTCAGAATCGGGGCCTCAAGGTGGCTGGTGAGCCTTACACCGATGCTCAAGGTTGGGTTACACAGGCTGAATTGGGCACAGAAGGCGGCTTTGTGGTTCAAAAAGGCAAAGATAAATTTGTTCGTTTGATTTTGGATTAA
- a CDS encoding MOSC domain-containing protein: protein MLTMHQLRAHLPRPGRLEWVGLRSARRAPVQSVPEAQIHPLVGLIGDHGKLTPPRLRALGTETSTEGTERPSSPVRAERGKRQVTLIQAEHLPVIAALAGVDMVTPELLRRNLLVSGISLLALKDRRFWVGEVLLEGTGECHPCSRMEENLGPGGYNAVRGHGGLTARVIQGGWVRVGDTVRPWEDA from the coding sequence ATGCTGACCATGCACCAGCTCCGCGCCCACTTGCCGCGCCCAGGCCGCCTGGAGTGGGTTGGGCTGCGCTCCGCACGCCGCGCCCCGGTTCAGAGCGTTCCTGAAGCCCAGATTCACCCGCTGGTGGGATTGATCGGCGATCACGGCAAGCTGACCCCGCCCCGGCTGCGGGCGCTGGGAACGGAGACAAGTACTGAAGGGACCGAGCGGCCCTCCTCGCCGGTGCGTGCCGAGCGTGGCAAACGGCAGGTCACGCTGATTCAGGCCGAGCATTTACCCGTGATTGCGGCGCTGGCGGGGGTGGACATGGTCACGCCTGAACTGCTGCGCCGTAACCTGCTGGTCAGTGGAATCTCTTTGCTGGCCCTCAAGGACCGCCGCTTCTGGGTGGGCGAGGTGTTGCTGGAAGGCACGGGTGAATGCCATCCCTGCTCGCGGATGGAAGAGAATCTGGGTCCAGGCGGTTACAACGCCGTGCGCGGTCACGGTGGCCTGACGGCGCGGGTCATCCAGGGCGGCTGGGTGCGGGTCGGAGACACGGTGCGGCCCTGGGAGGATGCATGA
- a CDS encoding NUDIX domain-containing protein translates to MIRLPTMEDLPGLLRRVQGGAVCSERVTVKAVIWQGGQLGLLHSPRWGCYKFPGGVEPGEDHAAALTRELREETGAELLELGPCLLTVTELAPAQEPEAEVFQMGSFCYACQVTEAQHSPALETYEAELGLEPCWVAPQVAAQANAAALRQPGSPRWIPREIAVLRALAGQA, encoded by the coding sequence ATGATTCGGCTGCCGACCATGGAAGATCTTCCCGGACTGCTGCGGCGCGTGCAGGGAGGAGCCGTTTGCTCGGAGCGTGTTACGGTAAAAGCGGTGATCTGGCAGGGCGGCCAGCTTGGATTGCTGCATTCGCCGCGTTGGGGATGTTACAAATTCCCCGGCGGAGTAGAACCCGGCGAAGACCACGCAGCGGCGCTAACCCGTGAGCTGCGGGAAGAGACGGGCGCAGAGTTGCTGGAACTGGGGCCGTGCTTGCTGACCGTCACTGAGCTGGCTCCCGCGCAGGAGCCTGAGGCGGAGGTCTTTCAGATGGGGTCGTTCTGCTACGCTTGCCAGGTCACAGAGGCGCAGCATTCGCCGGCCCTGGAAACCTACGAAGCCGAGCTGGGTCTGGAACCGTGCTGGGTCGCTCCCCAGGTGGCCGCTCAGGCGAATGCCGCAGCGCTGCGGCAGCCAGGTTCACCGCGCTGGATTCCGCGTGAAATTGCGGTCTTGCGCGCCCTGGCAGGTCAGGCGTGA
- a CDS encoding tRNA (adenine(22)-N(1))-methyltransferase TrmK, with protein MTALSFQPRLDPRLETVLGLIRADTHADLGTDHAGLPIRLIQTGRVRHCIGVELNAQPLELARRQVARAGRTEQIELRLGNGLAPLQPREVQSVSMTGLGAGTIAGVLARGQADGKLPPRVVVQCNDSPLALRIWAQEAGYHLAAETLVAGYWPYPVLVFEQAEGTDPAYTDLPEAAALRFGPQLLREGHELLRPVLADAYGRYAPAAAPGRSAQRELDAVIEALVYLGWTVEEIRQ; from the coding sequence GTGACCGCACTTTCCTTTCAGCCCCGACTTGACCCCCGCCTGGAAACGGTGCTGGGCTTGATCCGCGCTGACACCCATGCCGACCTGGGCACCGACCACGCGGGTCTGCCGATCCGGCTGATTCAGACCGGGCGGGTGCGCCACTGTATCGGGGTAGAGCTGAATGCTCAGCCACTGGAGCTGGCGCGGCGGCAGGTGGCCCGGGCAGGCCGGACTGAGCAGATTGAGCTGCGGCTGGGGAATGGTTTGGCCCCCTTGCAGCCCAGGGAGGTGCAGAGTGTCAGCATGACTGGATTGGGGGCCGGAACCATCGCTGGTGTCCTGGCACGCGGTCAGGCGGACGGCAAGTTGCCCCCGCGGGTGGTGGTGCAGTGCAACGACTCGCCGCTGGCCCTGCGGATTTGGGCACAGGAGGCGGGCTATCACCTGGCTGCTGAAACCCTGGTGGCCGGGTACTGGCCCTATCCGGTGCTGGTCTTTGAGCAAGCTGAGGGAACAGATCCTGCTTACACCGATCTGCCTGAAGCGGCCGCTTTGCGCTTCGGTCCACAGCTGCTGCGTGAGGGCCACGAATTGCTCCGCCCGGTCTTGGCGGACGCCTATGGTCGTTATGCGCCAGCAGCCGCGCCGGGCCGCAGCGCCCAGCGCGAACTGGACGCGGTCATAGAAGCGCTGGTTTACCTGGGCTGGACCGTGGAGGAAATCAGGCAATAA
- a CDS encoding agmatine deiminase family protein has protein sequence MKQLTPADHTPCDLGFAMPAEWDEHAATWMSWPGDDELWFGHLAGVRSEYAELVRTIARFEPVHLLVRDEESETDARERLAGEASVTFHRVPLDDSWVRDNGPLFVRNAAGEVALVNWEFNSWGGKFEWENDNRIPEYVAEYLGMGHWDRPEILEGGGLEITGDGVGLTTRSCFLTETRNPGLTEEGYTLLLNDTLGVRKLLWLDGGLENDHTDGHIDTITRFVDPQTIVTSVAEDTTDANYAVMQGNLEALRGMTDANGQPFRIVELPLPANRLEGAEGRLPPTYANFYIGNGFVVVPQYGDPNDGRALEILRPLFQGREVIGLPSRQIIEGGGSFHCLTQQQPAGSIWPGA, from the coding sequence ATGAAGCAACTGACTCCCGCAGACCACACCCCCTGTGACCTGGGCTTTGCGATGCCCGCCGAATGGGACGAACATGCGGCCACCTGGATGAGCTGGCCCGGCGACGACGAATTGTGGTTCGGCCATCTGGCTGGCGTGCGCTCTGAGTACGCCGAGCTGGTTCGCACCATTGCCCGCTTCGAGCCGGTGCATCTGCTGGTCCGCGACGAGGAAAGCGAGACAGACGCCAGGGAACGACTTGCAGGTGAGGCCAGCGTGACCTTTCACCGCGTTCCCCTGGACGACTCATGGGTGCGCGACAACGGCCCCTTGTTCGTACGCAACGCTGCAGGCGAGGTGGCCCTGGTCAACTGGGAATTCAACTCCTGGGGCGGAAAGTTCGAGTGGGAGAACGACAACCGTATTCCGGAATATGTGGCCGAATACCTGGGCATGGGCCACTGGGACCGCCCCGAAATCCTCGAAGGTGGCGGCCTGGAAATCACCGGCGACGGCGTAGGCCTGACCACCCGTTCCTGCTTTCTGACCGAGACGCGTAACCCCGGCCTGACCGAAGAGGGCTACACCCTGCTGCTGAACGACACCCTAGGTGTCCGCAAGTTGCTGTGGTTGGACGGCGGCCTGGAGAATGACCATACCGACGGCCACATTGATACCATCACCCGCTTCGTGGATCCCCAGACCATCGTGACCAGCGTGGCCGAGGATACAACCGACGCCAACTACGCAGTGATGCAGGGCAACCTGGAAGCCCTGCGCGGCATGACAGACGCGAACGGACAACCTTTCCGGATCGTGGAACTGCCACTCCCGGCCAATCGCCTGGAAGGTGCGGAGGGCCGCTTGCCGCCCACCTATGCCAACTTCTACATCGGCAACGGTTTTGTGGTGGTGCCGCAATACGGTGACCCCAACGACGGACGGGCGCTGGAGATCCTACGACCCCTTTTCCAAGGCCGTGAAGTGATCGGCCTGCCCAGCCGTCAGATTATTGAGGGTGGTGGGTCATTTCACTGCCTGACCCAGCAGCAGCCCGCTGGCTCCATCTGGCCCGGGGCATAA
- a CDS encoding helix-turn-helix domain-containing protein — translation MTQAQDEVLTLEELSQLLKVSETTAYTLVRSGEVPGRKVGREWRFVRSRILAWLMAAGDDMNKELNGAVGLDEQGGEYKTENGQEYVAMWLPLSRAEKAVIVEKAARDGVMLSTQVADYLRDWAKE, via the coding sequence ATGACCCAGGCTCAAGATGAAGTGCTGACCTTAGAAGAGCTGTCACAGCTGCTCAAGGTTAGTGAGACGACGGCCTACACTCTGGTGCGAAGTGGAGAGGTACCAGGACGTAAGGTGGGCCGCGAGTGGCGCTTTGTGCGCTCACGGATTCTGGCCTGGCTGATGGCCGCAGGAGATGACATGAACAAGGAACTGAACGGCGCAGTGGGGCTGGACGAGCAGGGCGGCGAGTACAAAACCGAAAACGGCCAGGAATACGTGGCCATGTGGCTTCCTTTGTCACGCGCTGAGAAAGCGGTGATCGTAGAGAAAGCCGCCCGTGACGGTGTCATGCTCAGCACTCAAGTGGCCGACTACCTCCGCGACTGGGCCAAAGAGTAA
- a CDS encoding ABC transporter substrate-binding protein has protein sequence MNTAPLSRLPLLALTATLLAGCAPQDDALQTTQTPATTTETDNAPADTTQAQNAAEAGTVTVGSKIDTEGALLCQITKLSLIDAGFTVNDKCSTGATNVVRAALEQGEIDLYPEYTGSAIYILNEAGATIDDAVSRDAEQAYTTVKELDAENGIIWLDRAPANNTWAVAVPQALAEENSLATMADFARWVNDGGAVKLAASQEFVDRDDALKAFEATYGFELTPEQLVIVPGGNTTQTETAAAQGTSGVNAAMAYGTDGAIGALGLVALTDPEGAVAVYQPALTVREETLNKFPQIADIMNPIFAGLNETTLAELNGRIAVNGEDAAKVAQDWLSQQ, from the coding sequence ATGAACACTGCCCCCCTCTCCCGGCTGCCTCTCCTGGCCCTTACAGCCACCCTGCTGGCTGGCTGCGCTCCGCAGGATGACGCTCTTCAGACCACCCAGACCCCCGCAACCACGACCGAAACGGACAATGCACCGGCTGACACCACCCAGGCCCAGAACGCGGCGGAAGCCGGAACCGTAACAGTAGGAAGCAAGATTGACACCGAAGGTGCCTTGCTGTGCCAGATCACCAAACTAAGCCTGATTGACGCTGGGTTCACCGTCAATGACAAATGCAGCACCGGGGCCACCAATGTGGTCCGCGCCGCACTGGAGCAGGGCGAAATTGACCTGTACCCCGAATACACCGGAAGTGCCATTTACATCCTGAACGAAGCGGGTGCGACCATTGACGATGCCGTCAGCCGCGACGCCGAGCAGGCTTATACCACTGTCAAGGAGCTGGACGCCGAAAATGGCATCATTTGGCTGGACCGTGCCCCGGCCAACAACACCTGGGCCGTCGCCGTGCCACAGGCACTGGCCGAAGAAAATAGCCTGGCCACCATGGCCGACTTCGCCCGCTGGGTGAATGACGGAGGCGCAGTCAAGCTGGCAGCCAGTCAGGAATTCGTGGACCGCGACGACGCACTCAAGGCCTTTGAAGCCACTTACGGTTTTGAGCTGACGCCTGAGCAACTGGTCATCGTACCGGGTGGGAACACCACCCAGACCGAAACTGCCGCTGCACAGGGAACCAGCGGTGTGAACGCGGCGATGGCCTACGGGACCGACGGTGCCATCGGTGCCCTGGGGCTGGTTGCCCTGACCGACCCCGAGGGTGCCGTGGCGGTGTACCAGCCGGCGCTGACCGTACGCGAGGAAACCTTAAACAAATTTCCTCAGATTGCGGACATCATGAATCCCATCTTCGCCGGACTGAATGAAACCACCCTGGCCGAGTTGAATGGCCGAATCGCCGTGAATGGAGAAGACGCCGCCAAAGTGGCGCAGGACTGGCTGAGCCAGCAGTAA
- a CDS encoding ABC transporter permease, producing the protein MNRSRPAPIVLLGAALGLLALLLPWVSFRENRLVQGEGLNLLTTGQALAWLLPSLWVALGAAALWLQRGRGWVGTVLFVLICAAASMLLGGAALALVNAEQPLARVSPAGGFWLTVAALYVTGFGVSRWAQGPARWAGWLGAAAFALMPLVGWWRELGLAQEYANIASAFWPQLGMHLALSLTALLLALILGLPLGLAAARNERLSGGVLGVAGFLQTIPSVALFGLLLPVFAALGRDTTLGAYLTWAGGALLLGGLLQRFFGHRLLGLLGGLLGLLGVQALLLLIGLTVIGVLERTWSGAPGLGAAAWSLGAPLSTWGIRGIGAAPALLALTIYALLPIVTNTFVGLRSVPPGLIDAARGLGMTPGQILRRAEWPIALPFVMEGVRAALVLTFGITTIAPLIGAGGLGFFIQRGVEGNVPDLVLLGALPIVLIALLLSGVVAWLGERLTPPGLRAEPEVVGQGGPI; encoded by the coding sequence ATGAACCGCTCCCGCCCTGCTCCCATTGTCCTGCTGGGTGCGGCGCTGGGGCTGCTGGCCCTGTTGCTGCCCTGGGTCAGTTTTCGTGAGAACCGACTGGTGCAGGGCGAGGGCCTCAACCTGTTGACGACTGGGCAAGCCCTGGCCTGGCTGCTCCCTAGCTTATGGGTCGCCCTGGGTGCCGCTGCACTGTGGCTGCAGCGGGGGCGCGGTTGGGTTGGGACAGTTCTCTTTGTGTTGATCTGCGCAGCGGCCAGCATGTTGCTGGGGGGCGCCGCTCTAGCGCTGGTGAATGCAGAGCAGCCGCTGGCCCGTGTCTCTCCGGCGGGTGGATTCTGGCTGACGGTGGCAGCACTGTATGTGACAGGCTTCGGTGTATCCCGCTGGGCCCAGGGGCCGGCCCGCTGGGCTGGGTGGCTAGGGGCCGCCGCCTTCGCGCTGATGCCCTTGGTGGGCTGGTGGCGCGAGCTGGGGTTGGCACAGGAATACGCCAATATCGCCTCGGCTTTCTGGCCGCAGTTGGGGATGCACCTGGCCCTCAGTCTGACCGCCCTGCTGCTGGCACTCATCCTGGGGTTGCCGCTGGGTCTGGCCGCTGCCCGCAATGAGCGGCTCTCCGGCGGGGTGCTGGGCGTGGCGGGTTTCTTGCAGACCATTCCCTCGGTGGCACTGTTCGGGTTGTTGCTGCCAGTCTTCGCGGCGCTGGGACGGGACACCACCTTGGGCGCCTATCTGACCTGGGCGGGCGGCGCCTTGCTGCTGGGAGGGCTGCTGCAGCGCTTCTTCGGTCACCGCTTGCTGGGCTTGTTGGGTGGCTTGCTGGGCTTGCTCGGAGTTCAAGCGCTGCTGCTGCTTATAGGCCTGACCGTGATTGGCGTACTGGAAAGGACCTGGTCAGGTGCGCCGGGGCTGGGGGCTGCTGCCTGGTCACTGGGTGCGCCGCTCTCCACCTGGGGCATTCGGGGGATTGGGGCGGCTCCCGCGCTGCTGGCACTGACCATCTACGCCCTGCTGCCTATTGTGACCAACACCTTCGTGGGCCTGCGCTCCGTGCCGCCGGGCCTGATTGACGCGGCCCGCGGCCTGGGCATGACACCGGGCCAGATTCTGCGCCGGGCCGAGTGGCCCATTGCTCTGCCGTTCGTTATGGAAGGGGTGCGGGCGGCGCTGGTGCTGACCTTCGGAATCACGACCATTGCGCCGCTGATCGGAGCGGGAGGCTTGGGCTTTTTCATTCAGCGTGGCGTGGAGGGCAATGTGCCGGACCTGGTCCTGTTGGGGGCACTGCCTATCGTGCTGATCGCACTGCTCCTGAGCGGCGTGGTGGCCTGGTTGGGGGAACGCCTGACGCCACCAGGTCTACGCGCTGAACCTGAAGTGGTGGGCCAGGGAGGGCCGATATGA
- a CDS encoding ABC transporter ATP-binding protein has product MIEFRDVTKQFPGGPEVLRGITLAVPEGELVVLIGPSGSGKSTLMRLVNRLIEPTSGSVWVDGRDVASADVVALRRNIGYVIQSVGLFPHLTVAQNVELVPSISGVPAAQRRRRAEELLALMDLDPASYAERYPRQLSGGQQQRVGIARALAADPDYLLMDEPFSALDPITREGLQRQFVRLKKELGKTILFVTHDVEEAVRLGDSICLLGDGVIQQFGPPDELLRRPANDFVASFMGESRELLRLGLRTAADHMTAPDPTAVGEVRAEWSADRALSAVLGAGGGPVQVLDHSGAVVGALRLSDFADDMAHKGSLSSPRPPA; this is encoded by the coding sequence ATGATCGAATTCAGAGATGTAACCAAACAGTTTCCTGGCGGCCCGGAAGTGCTGCGTGGCATTACCCTAGCGGTGCCAGAGGGTGAACTGGTCGTGCTGATCGGCCCCAGCGGTAGCGGTAAAAGCACGCTGATGCGTCTGGTGAACCGCCTGATTGAACCCACCTCCGGCAGTGTTTGGGTGGATGGGCGGGATGTGGCGAGTGCAGATGTGGTCGCGCTGCGGCGCAACATCGGCTACGTGATTCAGAGCGTGGGTCTCTTTCCGCACCTGACCGTGGCACAGAACGTGGAGCTGGTTCCTAGCATTTCAGGTGTGCCTGCTGCCCAGCGTCGCCGCCGCGCCGAAGAACTGCTGGCCCTGATGGACCTGGACCCCGCCAGCTACGCCGAACGCTATCCCCGGCAACTGTCGGGTGGGCAGCAACAGCGGGTTGGCATTGCCCGTGCCCTGGCCGCCGATCCCGACTACTTGCTGATGGATGAGCCGTTCAGCGCCCTGGACCCCATTACCCGTGAAGGATTACAGCGCCAGTTTGTACGTCTCAAGAAGGAACTGGGCAAGACGATCCTGTTCGTAACGCACGATGTCGAAGAAGCGGTCCGCCTTGGTGACAGCATTTGTCTGCTGGGCGATGGAGTCATTCAGCAATTCGGCCCGCCCGATGAACTGCTGCGCCGCCCGGCCAATGACTTCGTGGCGTCGTTTATGGGTGAGAGCCGCGAGCTGTTGCGGCTGGGTCTGCGTACGGCGGCAGATCACATGACTGCGCCTGACCCAACTGCAGTGGGTGAGGTGCGGGCCGAGTGGAGCGCTGACCGGGCCCTCTCGGCCGTGCTGGGTGCCGGAGGCGGCCCGGTGCAGGTCTTGGACCACTCTGGTGCAGTCGTGGGGGCTTTGCGCCTGAGCGACTTCGCCGACGACATGGCGCATAAAGGCTCTCTCTCTTCCCCCAGGCCACCCGCATGA